The DNA region GTTCTAGCGAAACACCCTCTGACGGGCGAAGAGGTGAGAGAAATGGTCAAGGACATAAGATTGTGTAGGCTTCgtttatatactaatattgaTTTCGGTACATGGCTAGATTTTATATGGAAAGGTCGCACATTTCAACTGGTAAGGAAAACTACTGTCAATGACGCTgggttatttatatttcttattgaaACTCTGGTTCTGAACGGCGTCAAATGCTACTTTATACCATGGAATTGTTGAAGTTATTCGTCAATTTTGTTTCTGATATTATTTGAACGTATACGTACGTACTCATGTACGTAATAGATCATCACAACCAACTCATTTGACTCTACGATATATAAGTGTATGAAGTACGTTTGTTAATCCATAAGATGATTTATATACACTGTAATCTAACCATTGCGTGAACAAGTGCACGACAGATATACAGTCGTGGTCTTGGTGGAATTAGGGACATGCAAGATAGTGAAGAACAATAACCGGTtatgtacatacaaatataaaacccTATTGATTTCTCAGTTCAATTTTAAGGTATAATTCTGTAGCTGGACATTTAATTAAGGATAGTAaactataatgaaaaatagagttaaacaaaactaataatttgcagtattataatatctttaacaGCTCCATTTTATTACGTGTAAAATCAGTACCCAGTAGCAAAACCTTTGTTAGTAATTACCGCTTGACACCGTTGTGGCATAGACATTATCAATTTCTGGCATGTTTCGACAGGAATGTTTGCCCATGCCTCACAAAAAGCTTCATTAAGTTCATCTAAAGTTGTGGTACGATAAGTGGCTACTTTTTTCTTGATTTCGTGCCAAAGGGGCTCGATTGGGTTAAGGTCCGGGCTATTTGCTGGCCAATCTAGCACCGATCTGACTGACTGGTAAGAAACGACTTGACTGAACGGGCGGTATGTTTCGGGTCGTTATCATGCTGAAACGTCCATATAATAGGGAGATGCTCCTCAGCATAGGGAAGCATCGTTTCCTCCAATATTGCCTTGTATTGATGTTGGTCTAAGTTACCCTGAACTTTCCTCACAGGTCCCACTCCACGTCCAGAAAATGAACCCCACATTTTAATGTTTCCACCGCCATGTTTCACCTGCTTTTTTGTGAATCTTGGATTAATTTCCGCTTTTACTGGACGCCGTACGTATTGCCTTCCATCTGAAGAAATCAAATTAACCTTGGTCTCGTCAGAGAATAATACATGTTGCCATTGGGCGTAGGTCCAATGTCCATATTTACGTGCAAACGCCAAACGAGCATTTCTATGTTCTTTCTTCAACAACGGTACTTTGCGAGCCACTCTTCCGAACAACCCTGCTTCTACCAGACGTCGTCGAACGGTCCTCGCTGAGACACCAGCTCTTTCGTCTGTCCCAAACACTtcgtgtttaattaaaatagagcCTAGGAACGGATCTTTCTTAGCTAACCTGGTTATCATTCTATCTTCTTGCGGAGTTGTTTTTCTCGATCTTTTTGTTCTGGGCACATTTAAATCTGTGTTATTGCGTCTGACATGTTGCACTGCATTGTATACCATAGTTTTTgaacaatttaaatgttctGCTATCCTTCGATATGGCCAACCATGCTCGACAACAAActtcatgataatttttcgTAGTGTTGGATcgcaacttttatttttacccatttttcttaaaaatattttttacaaacttaaaataaatatcgggATTGCCCCCAAAAACGACCACGAAACAATAAGAGAAGAAGTAAAAAAGTATTGAGattcaaattttgaaaatagaacgcAATATCTCAGTTTCCCTAATTAAATGGGCAGCCAGCATTATTTGAACAAATAGCACTACGATAATCTATCAGCTATACTGTAAAGAGGTTTAATGTTTAAGAAGttgttattgtttgtataatcGAGCACATAAATGACTAATTATACTTACATGTAAGAGATATGGAATATGGTTTAGACTcgttggaaaataaaaaatatattcacaatTCGCTTTAACCAAAGAGTGTCCCTAATTAGTTGACCACGACTGTATATCATACTTTTTTGGTAttgtttgtatgaaaaagtttgtatgtaataaaataaaaatatagtatgttATCTACGTCTTCtgatattaatatagttttttatatgttatagaaatGAAAAGTATATTGGAATCATCGCCCGATgcgaagaagaagaagaaaggtGTATTCGATGAAAGTAGCAGTGAATCGGGCGGAGACAAGGAACACAGTAAAAAGTAATTTcttttagattaaaaatattgttaattctTTGCACGGTTCGAAacgtatgtaatatattatcattGTAATTGCGAAAATATGCTCGCTATTTCCTTACAtgttgattaaataaataaaaacttctataatctattaaaatatttacagaaaacAAAAGAAGCCTCATTCATCGAAGAAGCGCGACAAATCATCAAAGCGCTCGCGCAAGAGTGGTCTGACGCAATACGATGCAGCAGGGAATGTCATACGGGCGAGGGTCACGTACGGCGGACTGAGTGACGAGCCAAACGATTGGTCGCCCAAACATCGCACCAGGCAAAAGAAGATTAATTATACAGAGATACCTAATACCGAGTCGGAGGATGTGAGTCCATTGCTATATCCCAAAACCCCTTAATGGGACCTGATATTGTCTTGTGATTCCCAATGCTcatagtataaaatttactttacaaatagaaaaaagCCAAAAGCTTGGTTGACTGGATTCGAAAGAGTTCGAACACATGTGACACGAGATTAGTTATAGTCGTCTGTGCCTACTAGaccgaaacaattattgttttatatacatgataattataaaaaaaatccacagGAAATGCACAAATCAAGCGGCAAACACATGCTGGACAGCTCTGATGAGTTCAAGATAGATGATTCGGAAATAAGCTCGGACGAATCAGCCGGACGGCAAGCTACAGTTGACGAAGAAGAGAAACGGAAAGCCATTACGGAGCTGATCAGCAAGACAGCAGTGGTTCCTTTGGAGAAATTGCCCGATGACGTCACTAAGGCCAAGACCGAAGAGCTGCAAGCACACCTTGGTACGTTTTTTTATCAGTTTGAGAATGTATGGATAATATGTAATCAGATATATTTGGGGACTCTTTCTACAgcttaaattttgaaaaaacccGTTTCTCAGCTTTCGTTTGACAAGTATCTAAATACAGCGTaagacaaattatatttagttttttttttcaagttttCAATACAACATCTGTTTAAATGCAGTATTCTTTCTagtgatattaataaataaaatttgaagtaaaatataatacttgtaTTTTAAGAAGCACATGCCAACTTAGTGAAGCCCTCTCGAGGTCGCGGCAGCCGTGGCGGACGAGGAAGCCGGTAAATATTAGTctatgtgtttatttaatttttatctttacattattaaaaatagagcAAACACAAGTACGTAtgtaacgaataaaaatacatgtacCTTATTAAGGTAGACCTCTGTGTGTTCGTGCTGTAGGTAATTGAGAGCTttggatattttaattattgcttttaaggaaaataaaatatacacaatatactaTCATCTATTCGTATTTTATAGTGGATTAGCTTAGATTACAACCTTAAAGggttaaagtattattattaattaaagcattttatatttacatccacatttcttttttatataaacgagCAATCgccatatttataaaaataaaaaatcgcaAAGAATTCGCGGTCAATAGCTTGGTAAATTGTAAAACTGATAATCGCGTTTTTATCtggtaaaatttatattagggGCGGTCGTGGGCGCGGTCGCGGATCTCGCCCTGGTGCCTCCACCCCGCCATCTGACGACGCACTCGCGAAGCTCGTTGGAGTCAAGATTAAAGGTATTTCATCACATCAAcatcaataaaacaataatgtatTCGTTTCTTTTTGGAAGACTCAAGCTTTTGCAAATTCTAACAAAGTACAACATTTTGTATGGGcttcaattatttttggtGGGTAGGCGTTCAATTTGTACACATTTAaggcttttaattttttcctaaACAGAATTATCCAAAGGAtagtaatatttcatttatttgctCTTCAGATCTAAGAACGGACAGCACGGTCCTGACTCCTAATCAAGTAAGTTTACGAAACTTGTGTTACACTTATTCAAAGTACATAGttcaataatgataaaatgtcCTATATGAGTCATTTGAAACTATAAACTTTTCTAGTTGGAAAGAGAAAAGAAACGACAGGAGCGTGAAGCAAAACAAGCAGAAAAAGAAGCGCGACGAATGGAAAGAATGCAGAAGAAAGAAGAGAAGGAGAAATTGAAAGAGCTCAAGGCGAAAGAGAGGGAAGAGAAAAAACAAGCGAAGCTCGCGTTACAAGAGAGTCGACGTTTGAAAAGAGAAAGCGGGCTAACACGCCCTCCCGGTGAAGCGTACATGGGTCGACCGGAATATCCGGGTGGAGGTCCAGATTATCCGGGTGCAAGGCCGGAATATCCAGGACCAAGGCCGGACTATCCAGGTTCAAGGCCAGAGTTCCCGGGCGGTCGTCCGCCGGATTTCCCTGAACGTTATCAACATAATCAACAACCCCGGTTGCAGGTTGgtgattttatttgtttcagatTATCTTTGATTCTGAAGTTGTTAGAGTTTTTATAGTCAGAtcatattaattgatatattctttaataaaatcccagaggctcttttatctctgccttttaataaatttgagaaatgtattatatgtatgtagttgataaaagggcctggggcTAGCGCtggacaggctacttctaattaatttacgatatttgttttaaaataagtgttgtttgatgatttgttattttaaaagagtaccgagagttttacGCCGGCCTAcatacaccctctgtcttctttgccgatgagtagggatgtatacctatttaaatttaatgacgtggtataagtgatacctgtatcttatgttccataataaacattttttttttttgatattttaagcttctcattaaaagtaaaaccaTTGTTGGGTTAGCAATGTTTCCAACGATATACAGTTTCTCTCTCAGAATTGTTTTGTCGAgagtattaattaatttggaaAAAGGCTAgctaacatataatatatatcaaaaaattaaaacacaaatgaCCTGTTTACATTTGTCtttcataataaatgtaaGAAAGTTAATAATTGGCCATGTTTCAATACAGGCTGCAACCTGAAACTTAACAAAAGTATTAGTAAGTATTTATAAGATTATGCTTCCAGGTGCGTCCGGAGTTACGCGGCATGGCCGGAGGTGAGGACCGAATGGTGATGAGGCCAGACCATCATCACGTTATGAGAGAAGGTATATATTGTGACCaatagcaaaattatttgaatccTCAGATTCAGGCAGAGCTTCCAGAACAGTTAGAAAtatagctttttattttaatacgttGTTTTTACACTTCATATATCTCATATCTCTCTCATATCTCTTATAAATCTgttgtaattttgtattttataatttaaactgaCATTGTATTAGGTTTGAACTTAAACATGTATCCCTGtcatatgtaaaaatatctatgtCCGTCAGGGACTCTCTCAGTGGCGGGATCTCCTCAGCCATTTGCTCCGGTTTCGGAGGAGCCCAGCATCATCACACGGATGCCGCACGTTCTCAACCACCACTATAGGTCAGTGTTCATCACGAGATATACTTGTAGTTCATATCTACTACGCACTATCCATTGTGCCAAACCATACGTTGGTATGGTTCACATCACAAAAGGAAGAGACTAGCTGCCCACTACACAAGGAATCCTAGTGTGGGGGCCAATGCACTTtactttacctaaatatcctgtatattgtgtataataaagtatttatttatatctataacaATCTAAAATAATCTAGATCAGATCCAAAATGTTTCTTTGGTAAATTAAATGTGGAAACTgtgtttcatttgtttaaattatttcaggGGTCAAATGATGTATCCACCAGGTGGTTCGGGGTACGGTCCACGCGGACAAGGCATGATGTATCAGTTGCACCCGGGGCTCGGGCCGCAAAGCCGGCCTCCATACCCGCAATACTACTATCCTAGAGGAGGCCCACCCGGGGCTATGCCTCCCCACGGCCCGGCGTCTTCCCCGCAAGGCCCCGTCGCCAATCCGCCCCACGGCCCACCGGTGTCCTCCCCTCACGGACCCCTTCAGCCTCCCCATCGACCGCCCGTCTATCGGCCCCAAGGCCCCCATCCGACCTCATACCCCTTGCGCCCGCCTCGGCCTGACTCTCAAGGATCTGGCCTATACCCGTCCGGCATGCACGGGCCTGCCTCGTCGCCCCACGGTCCTATGTCTCAGTCCCCGCACGGACATATGTCGCAATCCCCCCACGGGCCCATGTCCCAATCTCCTCACGCGCCGCATCTACCCGCCGGGTTAGGGCAGGGACCTCCGCCGTCCTCTCCCCACGGGCCCAACGTACCTCACGTGCATCCCGCCTCATCTCCGCTCGGTCCCTCCCCGGGTATACAAGCAATCCGATCCGCGATGCCCGGGAACCCACCGATGCTAATCCGTCCCCCGAGCGAAGTGAACGCTTCACCCAACAGACAGAATTCCCCGACGCCTGATAACTTCCCTGTTAAGATAAAAGCGGAAGTGAAAACGGAGCCCGAGTATCAGTCGCCCCCGATTTCACCCTCGCAACGACCGGTATCACCTGACCTTCCTCGCAATAGGATCAAACACACAGAGAACAAAGCTCGACCCTTAGGTCCGTACGCGCCCCAATACGGTCCCTACGGTCCTTACGCTCCGCCAGCCTCGCAAGCCGAAGTACTGCAGGCTCGTTTACACCATAATCCATTGCATCGCATGGGGAACGTCCCGCCGTACCTTCACGGGGACACCAGGGGGTCACCTTCTAGTAGTCCACTTTCAGGTCCCGAAAGGATGCCCTTCGAAGTCATGCGGCCCGAGAGACCTCACGACGGCACACATCCGGGAAATAGAGGACTTCACGAAATGCTCAGAGCCACCGGCCCAGATAAATTTATGATGCGGCACGACAGGCCCATTATGCACGAAGCTAATAGACCGCCCACTAATGAGGGCTCTATTTTGCACGACATGATTAGGGCACCCATAAGACCTATTATGCACGACATGTTGAGGCCGCCGTTAGACCGACCCCCATCCGATTCCATGGCGGAAAACAGATTCTCGACGACACAGCCACAACTGCAATCTCTACCTCGGCCTACGGCTCCCCAAAGAAATATACCCCACGACATGAGATATCACGAAATGTCTCGACCTCCCGGCCCCGACCGCCCCATGCATGATATGTTAAGGCCACCGGGACTCGACCGTTCTATGCACGATATCGTAAGACATCCTGGTCCAGATAGAGCACACGACATACGGCCGTCAGATAGGCCTATGCACGACGTGTTGCGGCCTTCTGGACCCGATCGGTCTGCGCATGATCTTATCCAGCAACCTGCGCAGGATCGTCCCGTACATGATGCTATCGGACATTCTGGCCCGGATCGTCCCGTGCACGATATGTTACGGCCGCCAGGTCCCGACAAAATGTCAGAATTATCTAGGTATCCGGATCGGAATCTGATTCGTGACATGTCTCGCTCCCACCCGGATATGATAAGACCGAGTGGCCCAGAGCGACTGATGGGTCACGACCTGCCTCCCCACTATTCGTTTATGCGGCCTCAAATGCGCGCTCCTTACGGAATGCCCATTCGCCCGCCGGGGCCCGAGCACGCCAGCCCGATTGTGCCGCCTTTCGCACAGTACGGTGACGTCAATAAACAGTCGGTGCAGATGAGAGAATCGGTGCTCATCAGAAAACCTTCCCCCGACCCAAACGAATTGGAGTCCCGCGAGACTGAATCTCCGAGGGACGAGGAACCGCCCGGGTCCCCTCCCGAAACTAAGCCGATCGTACCCAACTTGgaagaaaatgtaaataaagatGTAGCGATTAAGTTAAGCAATATTAAAGTAGAGCAACCGAGTGACATTCCCGAGGGTCCCGAAATCTCCCAACCGGAGGGAAGTCGTATCCCTCGAGAGATAAGGAACGTGGTACGGGAAGAGGGAAATGTTCCCAGAGATGAAGGAAGCGTATTCGGCGGCTTAGTCAGTTATTTCTCGAGCCAGCGCGAAGATGACTTAGATGCGTAGTGACTAGATGATGaactgtaaatatatagataattgtatttataccGACGACGGCGCAGACGCCTAGACGCTCGCTGTGATTATAATGTTAGGTTTCATTTGGTCCTCGAATAcgaatgtattattttgtttttaattaagtgagatttatttatatacagaatTATAAGTACTTATTGTATACTCTAATGTGAATTTTATTACAGAGGTATTTCTTTttgcaaaataaatgtttttctcctacatttttcttttactgTAATGTAGCCCAAAATAAGTACAAAGTTACCAAGTGAACGCAACAATCACTCAAAACGGTGATATGCGTTAGAGCATGTATGGGCAACCCGCGGCCCGCTGTAAGATATGATCAGGCCCGCGAGACATTTTGAAAAAACTcaattaaaagaatattacATTAGGTTTGCCGCCTCACTTTTTGATAATCGCCGCCACTCGGCTTGCTCGATCAAATTCTTTGAGGATTGCTGCCTCACGGGCGACACATCAAAAGATTTATTGCTTCTCAATTATTCTAAACTAATTCATTTTGCCTATGTAAGCGGGTGGATGGCCCGAACGTTTGTTCAGTTCTATTTGAACTGCCGAGATGATATCTTGGACAAGCGACATCCTAGCGAACTGCTCGAGCCGTCAACTTGCTTTGTAACTTAGTTGCATATTGAGTGGTTACTAACTATAGTTGGTTATTAAGTTTATGAACGAaaagtaacaaaaattatgtctGGGGGGAAGAAACGAAAAGTCGGTCGCCAGTTTCAAGAAAAATGGACTGTTTTATAGCCTTAACACAATTTATTCTAGATGTAGAACTTATTTCAATTAGTTAACGTCGATGTTTCATATAAACACCAAGCGCCATCATTTCGATTGAGTGGGaagtaataatgaattaaGTTAATACCACTTTTTCGAATACTTAAAATCTAACGTATAAAAGGTTGaacgttatttttatagaaatgagAACTCATTATTAGCTGATAAGATTCGTTTTATTATTGACATTCATTTCCTAGGCCTTCCAGCAACCTTTTTACTCCCGGCCGCTTGCTTATTCTTGCCTCCATACGCCATCGGTTGATCTGAAAGACGAGAACAACTTAAAATACGAACTCAAAAACTGGGGAATAGTTTGCTTCTATATAGAATCTTTCGCCTACCAGGCGGATCAATGTTGAGTGCTATATCGTAAGTACTGGTGCGTGATCTCTTAGCAGCCGGTTGCAGTTTCTCTGGCGTCTCTGTAGGTGTGACTGTCTCTTGCGTTGCTGCCCAGCCGTCCTGAaacataaattcaatttaacagTAGTAGATAATTTACTTAAAGAACTCTGTATTACTTTAAGCTGTAGCTGCAAgtgcaataaaaaataggccATCACCGGCATTGTAAGTCTATTGTCTTCGCCGATCTttggtttacatttattttgagaaaacaattttgttaaataaatgaacattCTAGTTGACTTCCGAGCATTACACATCTCTCTCACCGGCGAGCGATATAGCGTCGCTAAAGGATGTACATTTTTGGCACTATAGTAGGTCGTTGTTCGAATGTATCATTATGTACAACCAACTAAAGTAGAGTTATTTTAGCAAGTAAGACGTAAACTTGAGCAATGATACATAGAATTTACACTATGTATACAA from Pieris brassicae chromosome 2, ilPieBrab1.1, whole genome shotgun sequence includes:
- the LOC123717642 gene encoding remodeling and spacing factor 1 isoform X1: MASDGETSCTNDPNFAVIFSFLKVFGKVYGLEIPTISKLQEVIENTEEVLEPLKELHLRLLRRALKSVQSSRWEKYLIKFCHQQSYHQEAWEIERFSYKKASTQVKLKALKLLLEYQFTCHVKFKNTVNNISCKELRLEPIGRDKNGCVYWLQVDQAANLCLYKEDQDEETWQLIARTREEFKKVITQLKTGEEISLSATTSGSIVNSEDSSSNDITQKKEPLNSGEVEDENEEFLSPESETDHESDNQNEQKSPESMKITKCSKDNVNNDVNSVNDQSNNVETKETVKDLSQDTCSENVNQSNVNEVSVEKQDSKEDSNKEVLVCTESTEKLSVESDITNKDPVTLDDKKEDLMEKTCEDKTTDKHLDNENETVSKTIEEPVLIVTGEGNGADCESSYFFGEEISEPVMFIYGDGWGFENDTGNPEVEDKDQSDEISEEENPSEECNGEHKEVTNNENKLGKGVKLKTVKKRTLKKQSTDNNEVLNPDSKKQRKREPEKSTSNSSTLNETKESSVNENTPTDQDSVNKPKKKLKGKLKKKHILRKNVKENDKINLVAETEKCQNGKTSIIEKRKSSLSSEHDEDDQTESLNEKDKTPEPDLKEDPLPSKKLRLEPTPDADGSHSKETDTLDSKNDISNDNIENKDLNVDENNHDSISNRKKIKAKKGKLKSKRFLKNIDESSRNDKLNDGKKHSKALKRSLVNSSLSDKNKSESQSESEEDEPLSGGKRLKIKPKKIITSTRKKVEAKHMVKSSSESEEETLYSLAGKKSAKKLKKKGNNDKQKSKLDKSDDLDTPVRQSRRIAQMKIKEEADRRHLEEVTLRELKMIHTKKNKDDEEDWKASGSSSDSDCKLRKKQNKWKASDSTGPDQDSDSDEPLFEPQYEPEFDLNKSDHEFSPESDLESEEQVEPVKRARTLQEEADGADGACRRCGSGEQPEWILLCDKCDAGYHASCLKPMLFLIPHSNWFCPPCDHELLIEALEKELVKYDELVVQVEAERERKLLEEPKKEKKDVKEEEKEEIEEKSEEESEGSDSWSSSSSSGAVYRLRARKQLPVSYRSREYDRLISSAIKEEYVEPTTSAGNQGRGKDISTIIEAAEEEKMKAQRVAIEQGKAVEAKKATRKQRRKARKLNSLDVPSEDDDEIDEDFKDTGLESSSSEVSSRGSSSETPSDGRREMKSILESSPDAKKKKKGVFDESSSESGGDKEHSKKKQKKPHSSKKRDKSSKRSRKSGLTQYDAAGNVIRARVTYGGLSDEPNDWSPKHRTRQKKINYTEIPNTESEDEMHKSSGKHMLDSSDEFKIDDSEISSDESAGRQATVDEEEKRKAITELISKTAVVPLEKLPDDVTKAKTEELQAHLEAHANLVKPSRGRGSRGGRGSRGGRGRGRGSRPGASTPPSDDALAKLVGVKIKDLRTDSTVLTPNQLEREKKRQEREAKQAEKEARRMERMQKKEEKEKLKELKAKEREEKKQAKLALQESRRLKRESGLTRPPGEAYMGRPEYPGGGPDYPGARPEYPGPRPDYPGSRPEFPGGRPPDFPERYQHNQQPRLQVRPELRGMAGGEDRMVMRPDHHHVMREGTLSVAGSPQPFAPVSEEPSIITRMPHVLNHHYRGQMMYPPGGSGYGPRGQGMMYQLHPGLGPQSRPPYPQYYYPRGGPPGAMPPHGPASSPQGPVANPPHGPPVSSPHGPLQPPHRPPVYRPQGPHPTSYPLRPPRPDSQGSGLYPSGMHGPASSPHGPMSQSPHGHMSQSPHGPMSQSPHAPHLPAGLGQGPPPSSPHGPNVPHVHPASSPLGPSPGIQAIRSAMPGNPPMLIRPPSEVNASPNRQNSPTPDNFPVKIKAEVKTEPEYQSPPISPSQRPVSPDLPRNRIKHTENKARPLGPYAPQYGPYGPYAPPASQAEVLQARLHHNPLHRMGNVPPYLHGDTRGSPSSSPLSGPERMPFEVMRPERPHDGTHPGNRGLHEMLRATGPDKFMMRHDRPIMHEANRPPTNEGSILHDMIRAPIRPIMHDMLRPPLDRPPSDSMAENRFSTTQPQLQSLPRPTAPQRNIPHDMRYHEMSRPPGPDRPMHDMLRPPGLDRSMHDIVRHPGPDRAHDIRPSDRPMHDVLRPSGPDRSAHDLIQQPAQDRPVHDAIGHSGPDRPVHDMLRPPGPDKMSELSRYPDRNLIRDMSRSHPDMIRPSGPERLMGHDLPPHYSFMRPQMRAPYGMPIRPPGPEHASPIVPPFAQYGDVNKQSVQMRESVLIRKPSPDPNELESRETESPRDEEPPGSPPETKPIVPNLEENVNKDVAIKLSNIKVEQPSDIPEGPEISQPEGSRIPREIRNVVREEGNVPRDEGSVFGGLVSYFSSQREDDLDA